The Oncorhynchus masou masou isolate Uvic2021 chromosome 6, UVic_Omas_1.1, whole genome shotgun sequence genome has a window encoding:
- the pltp gene encoding phospholipid transfer protein, whose protein sequence is MASCTVSILFLLIVAMSAAEPPGCKIRITNRGLEMLKYETQKFVVEELSNITMPEMKGNEGRFEYTINEVKINELNLTYADLAFQPGLGLLFEVQNSSIALSFQRRILYWFFYDTGAINASAEGVNIHTVLHMTKDELGRLKISNITCDASIGKMKMKFTGTLGRVYDFLATFLTTGMRFLLNQQICPAMNHAGLVVINSLLETIPVRTEVDKYVGIDYSLLSDPVVTSRSLDMDFRGMFFELGNENNTLVNYAVNPIVREYDRMVYLGLSEYFFDSGLYSYYKAGIFQMNIANERMPKDLEMLLRTTYFGTIMMMNPALVEYPISLRLELNSAPKTTIKTSGATVAVTAIATVMVLPPGAAPVQLSSMTMEAKFNAKVSMKGKRLAVLADLRRFKIFSNQSALESLALIPLQGPLKTMLQISIVPIINNWTKRGVSIPLADGLDFIEEVVEYHNGYLIIGANLHFSKGLREMIERKIQTDAENAI, encoded by the exons TGAAGTACGAGACTCAGAAGTTTGTGGTGGAGGAACTGAGCAACATCACCATGCCAGAGATGAAGGGCAATGAGGGCCGCTTCGAGTACACCATCAATGA GGTGAAAATAAATGAGTTGAACCTGACCTACGCAGACCTGGCATTTCAGCCTGGTCTGGGACTGCTCTTCGAGGTGCAGAACTCGTCCATTGCCCTCAGCTTCCAGAGACGCATCCTGTATTGGTTCTT CTATGACACGGGAGCCATCAATGCCTCTGCAGAAGGCGTGAACATCCACACTGTCCTGCACATGACCAAAGATGAGTTGGGCCGTCTCAAGATCTCCAACATTACCTGTGATGCGTCCATCGGCAAAATGAAAATGAAGTTCACTGGCACCTTAGG GAGGGTGTATGACTTCTTGGCGACGTTCTTGACCACAGGAATGCGCTTCCTTCTAAACCAACAG ATCTGCCCTGCCATGAACCACGCTGGTTTGGTTGTAATCAACTCTTTGTTGGAGACAATTCCAG TGCGAACTGAAGTGGATAAGTACGTGGGGATCGACTACTCTCTCCTAAGTGACCCAGTGGTGACTTCAAGGAGTCTTGACATGGATTTCAGG GGCATGTTCTTTGAGCTCGGGAACGAGAACAACACCTTGGTCAACTATGCCGTCAACCCAATCGTGAGAGAGTACGATCGAATGGTGTACCTGGGTCTGTCTGAGTACTTCTTTGACAGTGGGTTGTACTCCTATTATAAAGCTGGCATATTCCAAATGAATATCGCCAACGAGCGC ATGCCAAAGGATCTGGAGATGCTCCTCAGGACAACCTATTTTGGCACCATTATGATGATG AACCCAGCCCTGGTGGAGTACCCTATCTCCCTGCGACTGGAGTTGAACTCTGCCCCCAAGACTACCATCAAGACCTCCGGGGCTACTGTGGCCGTCACCGCCATCGCCACGGTGATGGTGCTGCCGCCCGGCGCGGCGCCCGTGCAGCTCAGTAGCATGACCATG GAGGCCAAATTCAATGCCAAGGTGTCCATGAAGGGCAAGAGACTGGCTGTCCTTGCAGACTTGAGGAG GTTTAAAATCTTCTCCAACCAGTCTGCTTTGGAATCACTGGCG CTTATTCCCCTACAAGGCCCTCTGAAGACCATGCTGCAGATCTCAATAGTACCCATCATCAACA ACTGGACCAAGAGAGGTGTCTCGATCCCTCTTGCAGATGGTTTGGACTTCATAGAGGAAGTGGTGGAGTATCATAAC GGTTACCTCATCATCGGGGCAAACCTACATTTCAGCAAGGGACTGAGGGAGATGATCGAGAGGAAAATCCAGACTGATGCAGAGAACGCCATCTAA